One genomic region from Sphingobacterium sp. UGAL515B_05 encodes:
- a CDS encoding COX15/CtaA family protein — translation MFPAAEKRFIKTNFITIIVLFLVIIAGGVVRSTGSGMGCPDWPRCFNRIIPPTDISQLPQGYEQHYIEGRAKKNERFAKIVEFFGDKEMAYKLRTDKSILQHEEFNVAKTWTEYINRLVGVVSGFCLLFTAIYSFTYLKSKSSIVVWSVINLFVVVLQAWLGSIVVSTNLMPWIITVHMLLAIVIVCISIYTYFKAVTLRNKTLLVNRSLGILKGLAIASILLMLTQVIVGTGVREEVDLLTGSTIARTDFITTIGQQFELHRWLAYCSLILVIVLFFLVRTSFNTGSKQYKFALIALILVGIQMLSGIILARFAIPAFAQTTHLVVATLLFGAQFYLLLLLNKQRH, via the coding sequence ATGTTTCCAGCAGCTGAGAAGCGATTTATAAAGACCAATTTTATAACGATCATTGTGTTGTTTTTGGTCATTATTGCTGGCGGAGTTGTTCGGAGTACAGGGTCAGGAATGGGATGCCCAGATTGGCCAAGATGTTTTAACCGTATTATTCCTCCAACAGATATCTCCCAATTACCGCAAGGATATGAACAGCATTATATTGAAGGAAGAGCAAAGAAGAACGAACGTTTCGCGAAAATTGTAGAATTTTTCGGGGATAAGGAAATGGCTTACAAGCTCCGTACCGATAAGAGTATTTTGCAGCATGAAGAGTTTAATGTTGCGAAAACTTGGACGGAATATATCAATCGGTTGGTAGGCGTTGTTTCCGGATTCTGTTTGTTATTTACAGCTATTTATTCTTTCACTTATTTAAAATCAAAAAGCTCGATCGTTGTTTGGTCAGTGATTAATCTTTTTGTTGTCGTACTTCAGGCCTGGTTGGGATCGATCGTTGTATCGACAAATCTGATGCCCTGGATTATTACGGTACATATGCTCTTAGCCATTGTAATTGTTTGTATTAGTATTTATACATATTTCAAAGCAGTTACTTTGCGAAACAAGACCTTACTGGTCAATCGTTCTTTGGGTATATTAAAAGGACTTGCTATTGCTTCAATTTTATTGATGCTAACACAGGTAATTGTCGGAACGGGAGTTCGAGAGGAGGTTGATTTATTAACCGGTTCAACGATAGCCCGGACTGATTTTATAACAACTATTGGCCAACAGTTTGAGTTACATCGCTGGTTGGCATATTGTTCTTTGATTTTAGTTATTGTATTATTCTTTTTGGTCCGCACAAGTTTTAATACGGGTTCTAAGCAATATAAATTTGCTTTAATCGCATTGATTCTAGTGGGTATCCAAATGCTATCAGGAATTATCTTAGCTCGATTTGCAATACCTGCATTTGCACAAACAACGCATTTGGTGGTCGCTACGCTGTTATTTGGCGCGCAGTTCTACCTGTTGTTATTGTTAAACAAGCAAAGGCACTAA
- the nrfD gene encoding NrfD/PsrC family molybdoenzyme membrane anchor subunit encodes MSSHNESILREPLMTGKDITYAKITDDILLPVENKPNKAWWIGFTVAVLGALLWVVSVSYTFWTGIGAWGLNKTVGWAWDITDFVWWVGIGHAGTLISAVLLIFRQNWRNSINRSAEAMTIFAVICAATYVVAHMGRPWLAYWIFPLPNQFGSLWVNFNSPLVWDAFAISTYFTVSLVFWYCGLLPDIATIRDRATGLKQKIYSVLSFGWNGSVKTWQRFEIVSLILAGISTPLVLSVHTIVSMDFATSVIPGWHTTIFPPYFVAGAIFSGFAMVQTLLLILRKVMNFENYITMFHIESMNIIIMTTGSIVGVAYLTELFIAMYSRSEYEMYAFENRMLGPYAWAYWSMMTCNVISPQLFWFKKIRTSIPISWILSIVVNIGMWFERFVIIVTSLHRDYLPSSWAMFYPTWTDVGIFVGSIGLFFTLFLLFLRFLPGIAIAEVKLLLKSSSLQHKTKLAQEGAFPEEQVKYFQESLEKYDSVTEEEIKELSVRK; translated from the coding sequence ATGTCATCGCATAACGAATCAATATTAAGAGAACCATTAATGACCGGTAAGGACATTACGTATGCAAAAATTACGGATGATATCTTACTACCGGTTGAAAATAAACCGAATAAAGCATGGTGGATTGGTTTTACCGTTGCTGTATTAGGTGCTTTATTATGGGTAGTTAGCGTTAGTTATACCTTTTGGACAGGTATCGGCGCTTGGGGTCTGAATAAAACTGTAGGCTGGGCTTGGGATATCACCGACTTCGTATGGTGGGTAGGTATCGGTCACGCGGGTACGTTGATTTCAGCTGTATTATTAATCTTCCGCCAGAACTGGCGTAATTCAATCAACCGTTCTGCAGAGGCGATGACGATCTTTGCGGTAATCTGTGCGGCTACATACGTTGTAGCTCACATGGGTCGTCCTTGGTTGGCTTATTGGATTTTCCCACTTCCAAATCAATTTGGATCACTTTGGGTAAACTTCAACTCTCCTTTGGTATGGGATGCGTTTGCGATCTCGACTTACTTTACAGTATCCTTGGTATTCTGGTACTGTGGTTTGTTGCCGGATATTGCAACAATTCGTGACCGTGCTACTGGATTAAAACAAAAAATCTATTCTGTATTATCATTCGGATGGAATGGTTCAGTTAAGACTTGGCAACGTTTTGAAATCGTGTCATTGATCTTGGCAGGTATCTCTACGCCGCTTGTACTTTCTGTACACACGATCGTATCCATGGACTTTGCCACTTCGGTTATCCCTGGATGGCATACAACGATCTTCCCTCCATACTTCGTGGCGGGTGCGATCTTCTCTGGTTTCGCAATGGTACAGACGTTATTGTTGATCTTACGTAAAGTAATGAACTTTGAGAACTACATCACGATGTTCCACATTGAGTCGATGAATATCATCATCATGACAACTGGTTCTATCGTGGGTGTGGCTTACTTGACTGAGTTGTTTATCGCAATGTACTCTCGTTCAGAATACGAAATGTATGCTTTCGAGAACCGTATGTTGGGTCCATACGCTTGGGCTTACTGGTCAATGATGACTTGTAACGTAATTTCTCCACAGTTATTCTGGTTCAAAAAAATCCGTACAAGTATTCCTATCTCATGGATCTTATCGATTGTTGTAAATATCGGTATGTGGTTTGAGCGTTTTGTAATTATCGTGACTTCATTGCACCGTGATTACTTGCCTTCATCTTGGGCAATGTTCTACCCAACTTGGACAGACGTAGGTATCTTTGTAGGTTCAATCGGATTATTCTTTACATTATTCTTGTTGTTCTTACGATTCTTACCAGGTATCGCTATCGCCGAAGTGAAATTGTTGTTGAAATCATCTTCATTACAACATAAAACTAAATTGGCTCAAGAAGGCGCATTCCCTGAGGAACAAGTGAAGTACTTCCAAGAGTCATTAGAGAAATATGATTCAGTGACAGAAGAAGAGATTAAAGAATTATCAGTTAGAAAATAA
- a CDS encoding DUF3341 domain-containing protein: MSNTKYILGSFADPDEMMHGIDKLQANNISIYDCFTPMPIHGIEAKLGVKPSRLPIAAFCFGALGTTLGFSLLYYTMAYDWPMNIGGKPSFGMPNFVPVTFEVTILLCALGMVATFFFRNHLFPGRAPRVMDLRATDDRFILAVDAKENTDHALIDSLLKEAGAVEVKYNDRKYVSYE; encoded by the coding sequence ATGAGCAATACAAAATATATATTAGGTAGTTTTGCGGATCCCGATGAAATGATGCATGGGATCGACAAATTGCAAGCAAACAATATAAGTATTTACGACTGCTTTACTCCGATGCCTATTCACGGCATCGAAGCAAAGCTGGGTGTGAAACCTTCTCGCTTGCCTATCGCAGCATTTTGCTTTGGAGCATTAGGAACGACATTAGGTTTTAGTTTGTTGTATTATACAATGGCATATGATTGGCCGATGAATATCGGTGGTAAACCATCTTTTGGTATGCCAAACTTTGTTCCAGTTACATTTGAGGTTACGATCTTATTGTGTGCCTTGGGTATGGTTGCCACGTTTTTCTTCCGTAACCACTTATTTCCGGGACGTGCACCTCGTGTAATGGACTTGAGAGCAACAGATGATCGTTTCATCCTTGCAGTAGATGCCAAAGAAAATACAGATCACGCTTTGATCGATAGCTTATTGAAAGAAGCTGGAGCTGTTGAAGTTAAGTACAATGATAGAAAATATGTTAGCTATGAATAA
- a CDS encoding cytochrome c oxidase subunit II, whose protein sequence is MSFKLNNRFKSISGFVLALGLLFATPILASQQDTVASDSAKAATTAVAAPAATDSVAKDTTAAAGTAAVASASSSTEASAAAPAVEEVKQIDPQVYKNFTYYVLLFLVICTVVAVIGKVLSIYELTRKMNGKYNPFANNTFQSALLFIFLVVFLYGVYWSYVHWGAAYWRSAVTEHGERIDTMFIITTAITTFVLVITHILLMTFTFLYRMRAKRQAYYYPHNNAIEKLWTIVPAVVLTVLVLFGFFTWRSITNIPEDLQKSALQVEVLGEQFQWNVRYAGSDGIIGKRNYKMTTPTNPYGIDFNDKNSWDDIQGSEIWLPVNKPVRFHIVSKDIIHSFYIPDFRVQINAVPGMTNYFQFTPTVTTEEMRDRLGDYNYDFVMLCNKICGSGHYNMQKKVVVVTEEKYKEWLAKQNKYFTEDLQKEFSGKTANVKKDSVQVTASLN, encoded by the coding sequence ATGAGCTTTAAATTAAATAATAGATTCAAATCCATCTCGGGTTTTGTGCTTGCACTAGGATTGCTTTTTGCGACTCCTATCCTAGCAAGTCAACAAGATACAGTAGCATCTGATTCTGCTAAAGCGGCAACTACAGCAGTAGCTGCCCCTGCAGCAACGGATTCGGTTGCAAAAGATACAACAGCGGCAGCAGGTACTGCTGCTGTTGCATCTGCTAGTTCTTCTACAGAAGCTAGTGCTGCTGCTCCTGCTGTTGAAGAAGTGAAGCAAATAGACCCTCAGGTTTATAAAAACTTCACATATTATGTCTTGTTATTCTTGGTTATATGTACAGTTGTTGCCGTTATCGGTAAAGTACTTTCGATCTATGAATTGACAAGAAAGATGAACGGTAAATACAATCCGTTTGCGAATAACACATTTCAATCGGCATTGTTATTCATTTTCTTGGTTGTATTCCTTTATGGTGTATATTGGTCATATGTACACTGGGGAGCTGCTTATTGGAGATCGGCAGTAACTGAGCACGGTGAGCGTATTGATACGATGTTTATCATTACGACAGCAATTACAACATTTGTATTGGTTATCACACACATCTTGTTGATGACATTTACATTCTTGTACCGCATGCGTGCAAAACGTCAGGCTTATTATTATCCTCATAACAATGCAATCGAGAAATTGTGGACAATTGTTCCAGCTGTTGTTTTGACAGTATTGGTATTGTTCGGTTTCTTTACATGGAGATCGATCACAAATATTCCTGAAGATCTTCAAAAATCAGCATTACAAGTTGAGGTATTGGGCGAGCAATTCCAATGGAATGTCCGTTATGCTGGTTCAGATGGGATTATTGGTAAACGTAATTATAAAATGACGACACCAACCAACCCTTACGGTATTGACTTTAATGATAAAAATTCTTGGGATGATATTCAGGGATCTGAAATTTGGTTGCCTGTAAACAAACCTGTTCGTTTCCATATCGTTTCAAAAGATATTATTCACTCTTTCTATATTCCTGATTTCCGTGTTCAAATCAATGCGGTACCAGGGATGACCAACTATTTCCAATTCACACCTACTGTAACAACAGAAGAAATGCGTGATCGTTTGGGTGATTATAACTATGACTTCGTGATGTTGTGTAACAAGATCTGTGGATCTGGTCACTACAACATGCAAAAGAAAGTGGTTGTCGTAACTGAAGAGAAATATAAAGAGTGGTTAGCTAAACAAAATAAATATTTTACTGAGGATTTGCAAAAAGAGTTCAGTGGTAAAACAGCTAACGTGAAAAAGGATAGCGTACAAGTTACAGCATCTTTGAACTAA
- the cyoE gene encoding heme o synthase, with protein MKEFISDFKKLVKLRLTLTVVFSASIAFLIGSKQQGDIFWFNWLLLTIGGFLVTGSANGFNEIIEKDLDKLMKRTEDRPLPSGRMTTGQALVLSVFMGILGTLVLVRLNFVAGLLSVFCILLYAFIYTPLKRKSPIAVFVGAFPGAFPPLIGYYAAFSQDDLAYYSGHNEAAIIIIPFVLFAIQFLWQFPHFWAIAWVVDDDYKLAGFRLLPTTKRDKISAFMVFISGLFMIPAGFIPYHFGFGGIWFTIVSVVGGIMFGYYGYLLFKNCDIPSAKKVMFTSFIYLPVTQLVLLLNFIPLK; from the coding sequence ATGAAAGAATTTATTTCAGATTTCAAAAAGCTTGTTAAGTTGAGACTTACGTTGACGGTTGTATTTTCTGCGTCAATTGCTTTTCTGATAGGATCAAAACAACAGGGTGATATATTCTGGTTCAATTGGTTATTGTTGACTATAGGTGGTTTTCTGGTGACAGGTTCCGCTAATGGTTTTAATGAGATCATTGAAAAGGATTTGGATAAACTGATGAAACGTACGGAGGACAGACCGTTGCCATCAGGCCGCATGACAACAGGACAGGCTTTGGTATTGAGTGTCTTTATGGGCATCTTAGGAACCTTGGTGCTTGTTCGTTTAAATTTTGTCGCTGGTCTGCTGTCGGTTTTCTGTATCCTTCTTTACGCCTTTATCTATACACCATTAAAAAGAAAATCACCAATAGCAGTGTTTGTCGGCGCGTTTCCGGGTGCATTTCCGCCATTAATTGGATATTATGCAGCCTTTTCGCAGGACGATTTAGCCTACTATAGTGGACATAATGAAGCGGCAATTATTATTATTCCCTTTGTGTTGTTTGCTATTCAGTTTTTATGGCAGTTTCCGCATTTCTGGGCAATTGCCTGGGTTGTGGATGATGACTATAAGTTAGCGGGCTTTCGCTTATTGCCGACGACAAAACGTGATAAGATATCTGCGTTTATGGTATTCATTTCAGGTTTGTTTATGATACCTGCAGGTTTTATACCTTATCATTTTGGCTTTGGTGGAATTTGGTTTACGATTGTATCCGTGGTCGGAGGAATAATGTTTGGTTATTACGGTTATTTGCTGTTTAAGAATTGTGATATTCCTTCAGCGAAGAAAGTGATGTTTACCTCATTTATTTATTTACCTGTGACACAACTCGTATTATTGCTTAACTTTATTCCGTTGAAATAA
- a CDS encoding quinol:cytochrome C oxidoreductase, whose protein sequence is MGTHSHHHDYNFNERYEFAGKAKMFSIVAVVLGVAAVAFGLLSGDHVTVERTYANLLLMGYYFTCVCAAGTFFVALQYVTQSAWSAGLVRIPQAMASVLPIASLVLLVIVGLGLTTHNLYHHWNADGITDPHSTNFDPIIAGKSAYLNVPFFLIRQVVFLGTYSIFAVIFAKLSYKEDLEGGLASYKKSFKLSAIFLVIFGFTTPIWSFDTVMSLEAHWFSTMFGWYNFAAMWVSGISCITIIVVVLKKAGYMNWVNENHLHDLGKLMFGFSIFWTYVWFAQFMLIWYSNMPEETVYFYKRWEPEYKPWFWLSIIINFVAPLLLLVDRDAKRKQNVMLFVAILLLAGHWLDYYIMIMPGTVAEHRGFGIIEIGTALGFLGLFIFLVMSKLSKQALVPKNHPFLDESLHHQI, encoded by the coding sequence ATGGGAACTCACAGTCATCATCACGATTATAATTTCAACGAGCGATACGAGTTTGCTGGCAAAGCTAAAATGTTCAGTATTGTCGCTGTTGTACTAGGCGTAGCTGCTGTAGCTTTCGGGTTGCTTTCGGGCGATCACGTTACTGTAGAGCGTACTTATGCCAACTTGTTATTGATGGGTTATTACTTTACATGTGTATGCGCAGCTGGAACATTCTTTGTTGCCTTGCAATATGTAACACAATCTGCATGGTCTGCAGGTTTGGTACGTATACCTCAGGCTATGGCGAGTGTTTTACCAATTGCATCATTAGTTTTATTAGTTATTGTAGGTTTAGGTTTAACCACACATAACTTATATCACCACTGGAATGCAGATGGTATCACTGATCCGCATAGTACAAATTTTGACCCTATTATCGCAGGTAAATCTGCTTATTTAAATGTTCCATTCTTCTTGATCCGTCAGGTGGTATTTTTGGGAACATATAGCATTTTTGCTGTTATTTTTGCGAAACTTTCTTATAAAGAAGATTTGGAAGGCGGATTGGCTTCTTATAAAAAGTCATTCAAATTGTCGGCAATCTTCTTAGTTATCTTCGGTTTTACTACACCTATCTGGTCTTTCGATACAGTAATGTCTTTAGAGGCACACTGGTTTTCGACAATGTTCGGTTGGTATAACTTTGCAGCAATGTGGGTTAGTGGTATTTCATGTATCACGATCATCGTTGTTGTATTGAAGAAAGCTGGTTATATGAACTGGGTAAACGAAAATCATTTACACGATTTGGGTAAATTGATGTTCGGTTTCTCGATCTTCTGGACTTACGTTTGGTTTGCACAATTCATGTTGATTTGGTATTCAAACATGCCAGAGGAAACAGTTTATTTCTACAAACGTTGGGAACCTGAATACAAACCTTGGTTTTGGTTGAGTATTATCATTAACTTTGTGGCACCATTGTTACTATTAGTGGATCGCGATGCTAAACGTAAACAAAATGTAATGTTGTTCGTAGCGATTCTATTATTGGCTGGTCACTGGCTAGATTATTATATCATGATCATGCCTGGTACTGTTGCTGAACATAGAGGATTTGGTATCATTGAAATCGGAACTGCACTTGGTTTCTTAGGTTTGTTCATCTTCTTAGTGATGAGTAAATTGAGTAAACAAGCATTGGTGCCTAAAAATCATCCTTTCTTGGATGAGAGTTTGCATCACCAGATATAG
- a CDS encoding cbb3-type cytochrome c oxidase subunit I, whose protein sequence is MSSTVISHSAEHHDSHGHHHEESFIRKYIFSGDHKMIAKQFLITGIIMAVFAMLLSVLFRIQLAWPDKEFPILEVFLGKWAEGGRIKPEFFLSLVTIHGTVMVFFVLTAGLSGTFSNLLIPYQIGARDMASPFMNMLSYWLFFVASVIMVASFFVESGPASAGWTIYPPLSAVPTAIAGSATGMTLWLVSMVLFVASQLIGGINYVSTILNMRTKGMDLWKMPLTIWAFFLTAIVGMLSFPVLVSAVVLLIFDRAAGTSFYLSDLVVQGQILPNEGGSPILFQHLFWFLGHPEVYIVVMPALGLTSEVIATNSRKPIFGYHAMVYSLIGITVLSFIVWGHHMFVTGMNPFLGGVFMITTLIIAVPSAVKAFNYLATLWKGNIRFTPAMMFAIGLVSFFISGGLTGLFLGNAALDINLHDTYFVVAHFHLVMGSASIFGMLCGVYHWYPKMFGRMMNTKLGYLHFWLTFIGAYMVFFPMHFMGIDGVPRRYYAFTEFAFMAKWVSVNKLVTWAAIIAALGQVAFLWNFFTSIFFGKKAPQNPWQSNTLEWTTPVEHIHGNWPGEIPTVHRWPYDYSKPGHGEDFIPQSVPFSETMSSNLPHDFEGDEEAERIQAEWNAQNGRKD, encoded by the coding sequence ATGTCAAGTACAGTAATATCGCATAGCGCTGAACATCACGATTCGCACGGCCATCATCACGAGGAGTCGTTCATCAGAAAGTATATCTTCTCGGGTGACCACAAGATGATTGCTAAGCAATTCTTGATCACTGGTATCATCATGGCAGTTTTTGCGATGCTTTTATCAGTATTATTCCGTATCCAATTAGCATGGCCGGATAAAGAGTTCCCTATATTAGAAGTATTCTTGGGTAAATGGGCTGAAGGCGGTCGTATAAAACCGGAGTTTTTCCTTTCCTTGGTAACCATTCACGGTACCGTTATGGTATTCTTCGTGTTAACGGCTGGTCTATCGGGTACTTTTAGTAACTTATTGATTCCATATCAAATCGGAGCACGCGATATGGCATCTCCTTTTATGAACATGTTATCTTACTGGTTGTTCTTTGTAGCATCAGTGATTATGGTTGCATCGTTCTTCGTAGAAAGTGGACCTGCTTCTGCTGGTTGGACAATCTACCCGCCACTATCGGCTGTTCCTACTGCAATCGCAGGATCTGCAACTGGTATGACTTTGTGGTTGGTGAGTATGGTTCTATTTGTAGCTTCGCAGTTGATCGGTGGTATTAACTATGTAAGTACAATTTTGAACATGCGTACAAAAGGAATGGACTTATGGAAAATGCCTTTGACAATCTGGGCGTTCTTCTTAACTGCTATCGTAGGTATGTTGTCATTCCCAGTATTGGTTTCGGCGGTTGTTCTTCTGATTTTTGACCGTGCTGCTGGTACGTCATTCTATTTGTCGGATCTTGTTGTTCAAGGACAAATTTTACCGAACGAAGGTGGTTCACCAATTTTGTTCCAACACTTGTTCTGGTTCTTAGGTCACCCTGAGGTATATATCGTTGTTATGCCTGCTTTAGGTTTAACTTCTGAGGTTATTGCAACCAACTCACGTAAACCAATCTTTGGTTACCATGCGATGGTTTATTCGTTGATCGGTATCACCGTGTTATCGTTTATCGTATGGGGTCACCACATGTTTGTAACAGGTATGAACCCGTTCTTGGGTGGTGTCTTTATGATTACAACATTGATTATCGCGGTTCCTTCAGCGGTAAAAGCGTTTAACTATCTTGCAACGTTGTGGAAAGGTAATATCCGTTTCACTCCAGCGATGATGTTTGCGATCGGTTTGGTATCGTTCTTTATCTCTGGTGGTTTGACAGGATTGTTCCTAGGTAATGCAGCGTTAGATATCAACTTACACGATACGTATTTTGTTGTTGCCCACTTCCACTTGGTAATGGGATCGGCGTCAATCTTCGGTATGCTTTGTGGTGTTTACCACTGGTATCCTAAGATGTTCGGTCGTATGATGAACACAAAATTGGGTTATTTACACTTCTGGTTGACTTTCATTGGTGCTTACATGGTATTCTTCCCAATGCACTTTATGGGTATCGATGGTGTGCCTCGCCGTTACTATGCATTTACAGAGTTTGCTTTCATGGCGAAATGGGTTTCTGTAAACAAATTGGTAACTTGGGCTGCAATCATCGCTGCTTTAGGTCAGGTAGCTTTCTTATGGAACTTCTTTACATCGATTTTCTTCGGTAAAAAAGCACCACAAAACCCTTGGCAGTCAAATACATTGGAATGGACTACTCCGGTAGAGCATATCCATGGTAACTGGCCAGGAGAAATTCCAACTGTACACCGTTGGCCTTACGATTACAGTAAGCCAGGTCACGGTGAGGATTTTATTCCTCAAAGTGTTCCTTTCTCTGAAACAATGAGCTCTAATTTGCCTCATGATTTCGAAGGAGACGAGGAAGCTGAGCGTATCCAGGCAGAATGGAATGCTCAAAATGGTAGAAAAGACTAA
- a CDS encoding c-type cytochrome encodes MLAMNKKNLLGTLCAAVALTALVSSCGDKTTRSTGLEFSRNMYDPLAFNPDQPNANFADGKTAQTPPKGTDPIGFTRFEYANTLEDYERAGREVKSPLVVNAENLEKGKALFTTYCSICHGVEGKGDGPITKDRSVTDSRGTRQLENFPPPPSYHRTDAASSSRGGLMADLTDGKIYHTIYYGHNSMGSHASQLSPEERWKVVMYVHELQKK; translated from the coding sequence ATGTTAGCTATGAATAAGAAGAATTTACTTGGAACGCTATGCGCAGCTGTGGCATTGACAGCACTTGTTTCTTCTTGTGGTGACAAAACAACTCGTAGTACAGGTTTAGAGTTTTCTCGTAACATGTACGATCCGCTTGCTTTCAATCCGGATCAACCTAATGCGAATTTTGCTGATGGAAAAACAGCACAAACACCTCCTAAAGGTACAGATCCAATTGGTTTCACTCGTTTTGAATACGCCAATACATTAGAGGATTATGAACGTGCAGGAAGAGAAGTAAAAAGTCCTTTGGTCGTAAATGCCGAAAATCTTGAAAAAGGTAAAGCTTTGTTCACCACTTACTGCTCTATATGTCATGGAGTAGAAGGTAAAGGTGATGGTCCTATCACAAAAGACCGTAGCGTGACTGATTCAAGAGGTACTCGTCAATTAGAGAACTTTCCTCCGCCACCATCTTATCACAGAACAGATGCGGCGAGCTCTTCACGGGGTGGTTTGATGGCTGACTTGACTGATGGTAAAATTTACCATACAATTTATTACGGACACAACTCCATGGGATCACATGCATCTCAATTGTCTCCAGAGGAGCGATGGAAAGTTGTTATGTATGTTCACGAATTACAAAAGAAATAA